In Flavobacterium sp. WV_118_3, one DNA window encodes the following:
- a CDS encoding sigma-54 dependent transcriptional regulator, translating into MSSKILVVDDDISFCVMVKTFLEKKGFAVHNVFSAKEAEGILENETFDVVLTDIRLPDKDGIELLQLIKAKSFQTQVILMTGYTEIKTAVNAIKMGAFDYVGKPINPDEILHTIHQSLKKKASPVVEEPIETDSKTPAKSKTPSQNNTFPFVKGISDHSSQLHDYIELVAPTNMSVLIIGDSGTGKEYIAHSIHVQSKRKDKPFIAVDCGAIPKELASSEFFGHLKGSFTGAFNDKTGHFEAANGGTLFLDEVGNLSYEVQIQLLRALQERKIKPVGSNNEIGVDIRVIAATNEDLQEAVKKGDFREDLYHRLNEFSIKAPRLSERKNDILIFANHFLEMANHDLEKEVQGFSQPVTDLFLTYDWPGNLREMKNIIKRSVLLTKGDMVLKEVLPQEMFDTPYQEKTESEFQLYSSKDEEKAILDALERARFNKTKAAQLLGIDRKTLYNKIKLYNIEL; encoded by the coding sequence ATGAGTTCAAAAATTTTGGTTGTAGACGACGACATTTCTTTTTGCGTAATGGTAAAGACTTTCCTGGAAAAAAAAGGATTTGCGGTTCACAATGTTTTTTCGGCTAAAGAGGCCGAAGGAATATTGGAAAACGAAACATTCGACGTTGTATTGACCGACATCAGATTGCCGGATAAAGACGGTATTGAGCTGTTGCAATTAATAAAAGCAAAGTCATTTCAGACGCAGGTTATTTTGATGACGGGTTATACCGAAATTAAAACCGCTGTTAATGCAATTAAAATGGGCGCTTTCGATTATGTTGGAAAGCCGATTAATCCCGATGAAATTCTGCATACGATTCATCAGTCTTTAAAGAAAAAAGCTAGTCCGGTTGTAGAAGAGCCCATTGAAACGGATTCCAAGACACCTGCTAAATCCAAGACACCTTCACAAAATAACACATTTCCATTTGTAAAAGGAATTAGTGATCATTCAAGTCAGTTACACGATTATATCGAATTGGTGGCACCTACCAATATGTCGGTATTGATCATTGGTGATAGCGGAACCGGTAAAGAATATATTGCCCATAGTATACACGTACAAAGCAAACGTAAAGACAAACCGTTTATCGCGGTCGACTGTGGAGCGATTCCAAAGGAGTTGGCTTCAAGTGAGTTTTTTGGACATCTAAAAGGTTCGTTTACTGGCGCTTTTAACGACAAAACAGGACATTTTGAAGCAGCTAATGGCGGAACTTTATTTCTGGATGAAGTCGGAAACCTGTCGTATGAAGTGCAGATTCAGTTATTGCGTGCCTTACAGGAACGTAAGATCAAACCGGTAGGAAGTAATAATGAAATAGGTGTCGATATACGCGTGATTGCGGCGACAAATGAGGACTTGCAGGAAGCGGTCAAAAAAGGCGATTTCCGGGAAGATTTATACCATCGTCTGAATGAATTCAGTATTAAAGCACCACGACTATCCGAAAGAAAAAATGATATCCTGATTTTTGCCAATCATTTTCTGGAAATGGCCAATCACGATCTTGAAAAAGAGGTACAGGGCTTTTCCCAACCGGTAACGGATTTGTTTTTAACTTACGATTGGCCGGGAAATCTTCGGGAAATGAAAAACATTATCAAACGTTCGGTGTTGCTGACTAAAGGGGATATGGTGCTGAAAGAAGTGCTGCCTCAGGAAATGTTCGACACTCCGTATCAGGAAAAAACCGAAAGTGAATTCCAACTATATTCATCTAAAGATGAAGAAAAGGCGATTCTCGATGCGTTGGAACGGGCGCGTTTTAATAAAACCAAGGCGGCTCAGTTGTTAGGAATCGACCGGAAAACCTTATACAATAAAATCAAACTTTATAATATCGAGCTTTAA
- a CDS encoding ATP-binding protein yields MDKRAKSLQFKVVLGYIFLIVIAVISVWYIYSEILKLATPKETTSEENKKILRISNVVTNLYTSEAIGRSAMLTENKTTINEYYRLLDSINSEIETIKEGADDNQLVKFDSIQMLLKKKRRSIGDILNFRKKYSHENNLDKAITKIYNVKDSLVLNFQPISRARNNSQIRKFLDNVLNPHQRDSLSVLPVSNDSLVLAFEKIISDVVTKENNIKNQLFKREQKLLEENRVISDQLRNVLISVEKEILQKSYQTINESKFAISKTTKNIAWIGAVALLLVILFGLIIVRDLQKNQKYRMQLERLNSEKEDLLRSKTMLLATVTHDIQTPLGSVIGFSDLLKNTPVSPKQLQYLDNIKHSSHYILKLVNDLIDFSKLENNKIKIENINFNFKDLIENSCQPLVPNATNKGIQLQWNIQKELDSLFISDPYRIKQVLTNLVTNAIKFTPEGQVVVTAGLDSDWISIKVSDTGIGIAKNKQKDVFKEFTQAHSGIEKKYGGTGLGLTIAKRIIELLGGTITLESEEHQGSTFTVRIPNIPAEQSVLHPSSENDTTAYDFLQDKKILIVDDDVMQLKLMEEILASYSVQVTTTPDATKVVAMLLKTPFDLIISDIQMPKMDGFELVEAIKSNPNLTSIPVIALTGKRDLVFEDFIKKGFETFHPKPIQLKDLLNQIQSIFEGRLVHEIKYDQNQHRNHQLYNLSSLNQFTQNDRKALESIITAFISSCKDNIESLQTAVTNDDQEAIAQLAHKLIPMLKQMEVQSIVALLIPLEDKTLDFQKVNQKEYVQSIIDQLEVLIEKLKFEIR; encoded by the coding sequence ATGGATAAAAGAGCCAAGTCATTACAATTTAAAGTTGTTTTGGGATATATTTTCCTGATTGTTATCGCAGTGATTTCGGTTTGGTATATCTATTCCGAAATTCTAAAACTGGCCACTCCGAAAGAGACAACATCGGAAGAAAACAAAAAAATCCTGAGGATCAGTAATGTCGTAACCAACCTTTATACTTCGGAAGCCATCGGCCGATCGGCGATGCTCACCGAAAACAAAACCACCATCAACGAATATTACCGCTTACTGGACAGTATCAATTCCGAAATTGAAACGATTAAAGAAGGTGCCGATGACAACCAACTAGTAAAATTCGACTCGATACAAATGCTTTTAAAGAAGAAACGAAGAAGTATTGGGGACATTTTAAACTTCCGAAAAAAATACAGTCACGAAAACAACCTGGACAAAGCCATAACTAAAATTTATAACGTTAAGGATTCTTTGGTTTTAAACTTCCAACCGATTAGTCGGGCGCGAAACAATTCGCAGATCCGGAAATTCCTCGATAATGTACTAAATCCACACCAACGGGATTCGTTGAGTGTCCTTCCGGTTTCGAATGATTCGCTGGTTTTGGCTTTCGAAAAAATTATTTCGGATGTGGTCACCAAAGAAAATAACATCAAAAATCAACTCTTTAAAAGGGAACAAAAATTACTGGAAGAAAACCGCGTTATTTCCGATCAGCTGCGGAATGTCCTGATATCCGTTGAAAAAGAAATCCTCCAGAAATCCTATCAAACCATCAACGAATCAAAATTTGCCATTAGCAAAACCACCAAAAATATTGCGTGGATTGGAGCGGTCGCCCTTTTACTCGTGATTCTTTTTGGCTTAATTATTGTGCGTGATTTACAGAAGAACCAAAAATACCGGATGCAATTGGAACGGCTTAATTCAGAAAAAGAAGATCTACTCCGAAGCAAAACCATGCTTTTGGCTACCGTGACGCACGATATCCAGACGCCATTGGGTAGTGTTATCGGCTTTTCCGACCTGCTAAAAAACACGCCCGTTTCTCCAAAACAGCTACAATATCTGGACAATATTAAACACTCGTCCCATTATATCCTCAAACTGGTTAACGATCTGATTGACTTTTCGAAATTAGAAAACAACAAAATCAAAATCGAGAACATCAACTTTAATTTTAAAGACCTGATCGAAAACAGTTGTCAACCTTTGGTTCCGAATGCAACAAATAAAGGCATTCAATTGCAATGGAATATTCAAAAGGAACTGGATAGCCTTTTTATTTCCGATCCGTACCGTATCAAACAAGTACTGACCAACCTGGTGACGAACGCCATCAAATTTACACCCGAAGGACAAGTAGTCGTAACAGCCGGGCTGGATTCGGACTGGATTTCGATTAAAGTCAGCGATACCGGGATTGGGATTGCGAAAAACAAACAAAAGGACGTTTTTAAAGAATTTACGCAGGCGCATTCCGGAATCGAAAAAAAATACGGTGGAACCGGACTTGGACTTACGATTGCCAAACGGATTATCGAACTTTTAGGCGGAACCATTACACTGGAAAGCGAAGAACATCAAGGTTCGACATTTACCGTTCGTATTCCGAATATCCCTGCCGAACAATCGGTTTTACATCCATCTTCCGAAAATGACACCACGGCATACGATTTTTTACAAGACAAAAAGATCCTGATTGTAGACGATGACGTTATGCAATTAAAATTAATGGAAGAAATTCTGGCCTCTTATTCAGTTCAGGTGACTACCACTCCGGATGCTACAAAAGTAGTCGCCATGCTACTAAAAACTCCGTTTGATCTGATCATCTCAGACATTCAGATGCCCAAAATGGATGGTTTTGAACTGGTTGAAGCGATAAAAAGCAATCCAAATCTGACTTCCATACCTGTTATCGCTTTAACCGGTAAACGTGATTTGGTATTTGAAGATTTTATCAAAAAAGGATTTGAGACCTTTCATCCCAAACCGATACAATTAAAAGACTTATTGAATCAGATACAATCCATTTTCGAAGGACGCCTGGTTCATGAAATCAAATACGACCAGAACCAACATCGTAACCACCAACTGTACAATCTTAGTAGTTTGAATCAGTTTACGCAAAACGACCGTAAAGCATTAGAGAGTATCATAACGGCCTTTATCAGCAGTTGTAAAGACAATATTGAAAGCTTACAAACAGCCGTTACAAATGATGATCAGGAAGCAATTGCGCAATTGGCGCATAAACTAATCCCGATGCTTAAACAAATGGAAGTACAATCTATTGTGGCCCTTTTAATCCCTTTGGAAGACAAAACGCTTGACTTCCAAAAGGTCAATCAAAAGGAATATGTACAATCGATCATTGATCAATTGGAAGTATTAATCGAGAAACTAAAATTTGAAATCCGTTAA
- a CDS encoding acyl-CoA dehydrogenase: MDFKLTEEHLMIQQAARDFAQTELLPGVIERDEHQKFPEEQVKKMAELGFLGMMVDPKYGGAGLDSVSYVLAMEEIAKIDASAAVVMSVNNSLVCAGLEKYCNEEQKEKYLVPLAKGEVIGAFCLSEPEAGSDATSQKTTAIDMGDHYLLNGTKNWITNGNTASTYIVIAQTDVEKGHKGINAFIVERGWAGFEIGPKEQKMGIRGSDTHSLMFTDVKVPKENRIGADGFGFNFAMGVLNGGRIGIASQALGIASGAYELALKYSQERKAFGKEIFKHQAIAFKLADMATQITAARMLCFKAACEKDAGQDISHSGAMAKLYASQVAMDTTIEAVQIHGGNGYVREYHVERMMRDAKITQIYEGTSEIQRIVISRGLVS; encoded by the coding sequence ATGGATTTTAAACTGACTGAAGAGCATTTGATGATACAGCAGGCTGCTCGTGATTTTGCTCAAACCGAATTACTACCGGGCGTAATTGAAAGAGATGAACACCAGAAATTCCCTGAAGAACAGGTTAAAAAGATGGCCGAACTAGGATTTTTGGGAATGATGGTTGACCCTAAATATGGTGGAGCCGGATTGGACAGTGTTTCTTACGTATTGGCTATGGAAGAAATCGCGAAAATTGATGCTTCTGCTGCAGTAGTAATGTCAGTTAACAACTCATTAGTATGTGCCGGTCTTGAAAAATACTGTAACGAAGAACAAAAAGAAAAATATTTAGTGCCACTTGCTAAAGGTGAGGTTATCGGAGCGTTCTGTTTATCAGAGCCGGAAGCCGGATCGGATGCTACATCACAAAAAACGACTGCCATCGATATGGGAGATCATTATTTGTTAAACGGAACTAAAAACTGGATTACCAATGGTAATACTGCTTCTACGTATATTGTAATCGCACAAACGGACGTAGAAAAAGGACACAAAGGAATCAATGCTTTTATCGTTGAAAGAGGATGGGCAGGTTTCGAAATCGGTCCAAAAGAACAAAAAATGGGAATCCGCGGATCCGACACGCATTCGTTAATGTTTACCGATGTTAAAGTACCAAAAGAAAACAGAATTGGTGCCGACGGTTTCGGATTTAACTTTGCAATGGGTGTATTAAACGGTGGTCGTATCGGAATTGCTTCTCAGGCATTGGGAATTGCTTCCGGAGCTTACGAATTGGCGTTAAAATACTCACAGGAACGTAAAGCTTTCGGTAAAGAAATCTTCAAACACCAGGCAATTGCTTTTAAATTGGCCGATATGGCAACACAAATCACTGCAGCGAGAATGTTGTGTTTTAAAGCCGCTTGTGAAAAAGATGCCGGACAGGATATTTCACATTCCGGAGCGATGGCAAAATTATATGCATCACAGGTAGCAATGGATACGACTATCGAGGCTGTTCAGATTCACGGTGGAAACGGATATGTAAGAGAGTACCATGTAGAGCGTATGATGCGTGATGCGAAGATCACTCAGATTTACGAAGGAACTTCTGAAATCCAAAGAATTGTAATTTCAAGAGGTTTGGTTTCTTAA